One window of Planctomycetaceae bacterium genomic DNA carries:
- a CDS encoding glycosyltransferase family 39 protein, producing MRAQRSKAEPAIVFALVLLGLLLRASAQTENGIEHFDEGIYASSVWYDHAFEVPYPSRDFYAPPFLSTLISVLSLLPGAARVAPFLPSIFCGFLSTVAIWWIARSWFGRSAGLFAATIVSMSDFHILYSRMAMTDVPAMLLILVSLGMGVAGIDRRCPGRMVGAGILAGLAWWMKYTGWLPAAILVTATSVWWIWRGRRQISFIRTASLLGLMVAAMFLTFGPWLWHLQSVGGYAAVSANHSGYIRGLSAWSDGLASQLASQFWLDGFPGCLSVGLGMLIAGAHRWMQARSTWNESPDSSVSGNDAQEQSRSLPEPRLHVFPPPSVLARFVAASLAMTAIALAIWTPLLLTCIALGGMSGVILWPGLQRMYERARTQDLSPRHEDSVPLTQTDLDCAATVDPLLAACVVTVWFVAMLLVTPFYAPYPRLFLPLLTSIWLGAAGGVGWWIESNLSVARRREDMPHNTGMLNNLVRRAMLVLISFSVTLAIIAGREIGSTPIWHNRRSLENAAQEVAAMCFGDATGTSPQIDLVPSGTVIRPRDITLLTPDVLLEDSNRLASVGDDQLRNQRMVIYAYGEPALLYHLNQLGLVVSPVAQLNLASPKSDADSEIPSYLIVGPHAKRSDGFWEEWMARQHQFRWLGDVPWAPSEVVLLNLYDVKWLQMHPESFVQSLEVYRIR from the coding sequence ATGAGAGCACAGAGATCCAAAGCCGAGCCGGCAATTGTTTTCGCACTTGTCCTGCTGGGGCTGTTATTGCGGGCGAGTGCGCAAACGGAAAACGGAATTGAGCATTTTGATGAAGGGATCTACGCGTCCTCTGTCTGGTACGATCACGCTTTCGAGGTGCCTTATCCCTCACGTGATTTCTATGCACCGCCTTTTCTAAGCACTCTCATTTCCGTGTTGTCACTGTTGCCGGGAGCGGCACGAGTGGCTCCATTCCTGCCCTCCATCTTTTGCGGCTTCCTGAGTACGGTTGCCATCTGGTGGATTGCTCGCTCCTGGTTTGGCCGATCGGCGGGATTGTTCGCGGCCACCATTGTCAGTATGAGCGACTTTCACATCCTCTACTCGAGGATGGCCATGACCGACGTCCCAGCGATGTTGCTCATCCTGGTTTCGCTGGGGATGGGAGTCGCTGGAATTGATCGGCGATGTCCGGGGCGAATGGTTGGGGCTGGCATCCTGGCGGGACTTGCCTGGTGGATGAAATACACCGGCTGGCTGCCAGCTGCTATTCTTGTGACAGCCACATCGGTGTGGTGGATATGGCGGGGTCGCCGCCAGATAAGCTTCATCAGAACCGCCTCACTGCTTGGACTGATGGTGGCCGCGATGTTTTTGACCTTTGGCCCATGGCTCTGGCATTTGCAAAGCGTTGGGGGCTATGCAGCCGTTTCGGCAAACCATTCCGGATACATCCGCGGGCTGTCGGCATGGAGTGACGGTCTGGCATCTCAGCTGGCGAGCCAGTTCTGGCTGGATGGCTTTCCCGGGTGTCTGTCTGTCGGGCTGGGCATGTTGATTGCGGGGGCTCATCGATGGATGCAGGCTCGTTCCACGTGGAACGAATCTCCGGATTCCTCCGTGTCTGGCAATGATGCACAGGAACAAAGCCGTTCCCTGCCGGAGCCCCGACTTCACGTATTTCCGCCACCCAGCGTGCTGGCCCGCTTTGTTGCTGCGTCGTTGGCAATGACTGCCATCGCCCTGGCAATCTGGACTCCACTTCTTTTGACCTGTATCGCTCTGGGAGGCATGTCGGGAGTTATCCTTTGGCCGGGGCTTCAGCGAATGTACGAGAGAGCTCGCACACAGGATCTGAGCCCCCGGCATGAGGATTCGGTACCGCTGACACAAACGGATCTGGATTGTGCAGCGACCGTTGATCCCCTGCTGGCAGCCTGTGTGGTTACTGTCTGGTTTGTTGCGATGCTGCTCGTGACACCCTTCTACGCACCCTATCCAAGACTGTTTCTGCCTTTGCTCACTTCCATCTGGTTGGGGGCTGCGGGAGGCGTCGGCTGGTGGATCGAATCAAACCTGAGTGTGGCAAGACGGCGAGAAGACATGCCGCACAACACGGGAATGCTGAACAATCTGGTGCGCCGAGCAATGCTGGTTCTGATTTCATTCTCGGTGACGCTTGCGATAATCGCTGGTCGCGAGATTGGATCGACTCCCATCTGGCACAACCGCCGGTCGCTCGAAAATGCCGCACAGGAAGTGGCCGCCATGTGCTTTGGCGACGCGACTGGTACGTCACCGCAGATTGATCTTGTCCCATCAGGAACAGTGATCCGCCCCAGAGATATCACTCTTCTGACCCCCGACGTCCTGCTGGAAGATTCAAACCGTTTGGCATCAGTCGGCGATGATCAGCTGAGAAATCAACGGATGGTGATTTACGCTTATGGAGAACCGGCGCTGCTCTATCACCTCAACCAACTGGGGTTGGTCGTAAGTCCGGTTGCCCAACTGAACCTTGCATCCCCGAAGTCAGACGCCGATTCTGAGATCCCTTCGTATCTGATTGTTGGGCCCCATGCAAAAAGATCCGACGGATTCTGGGAAGAATGGATGGCTCGTCAGCATCAGTTTCGCTGGCTGGGCGACGTTCCATGGGCGCCCAGTGAAGTGGTATTGCTGAATCTTTACGATGTGAAGTGGCTGCAGATGCATCCCGAAAGCTTCGTTCAGTCGCTCGAAGTGTACCGAATTCGTTGA
- a CDS encoding HTTM domain-containing protein, whose product MKTSLKQPSIFSRLSGFFYAEEAPYGLALSRIFLTSAAMTPMLMRFPHVRELYSSDGTPASLFELYGAANPLPILPPSLAAALFGVMIFAMFSAVVGWRTRLAYAIGLPVYVYFNLLDCVGTMTKYSVIATHLLTMLALSNCGAVWSVDAILRRRTLGVAATAVPPRFPVWPARLMQILFCFVYFGAAVTKIQTESFFSGEQMRYWMLSDWNYANPIGEKMAMWAPLLLISAYITVVWEIVFAFLVWRPGSRLVVLFIGAAFHFMTWMSLGLYIFPSICLSGYLAFISERDIVVIRGAIRRIHFPVHLIGKIGDGIARLISYRPASMPMAAVFTACGLVAAVCATEAEYRMDAYGMLANNGKMSLPQMNRDVALMMINDNRQVREQDKYFSFDLGTVLVGGQLANREREYQIGETIVAQCNLNPPHEDLWVECVLVDDQDRTVSQCGQFVTRDMLHANFFYNTCESLVPGRYALMLKSSGKDIYKRHFTLTSPTGAACPVPASSADVLTN is encoded by the coding sequence ATGAAGACCAGCTTGAAACAACCATCGATATTCAGTCGGTTGTCCGGCTTTTTCTATGCCGAAGAAGCTCCCTATGGGCTTGCGTTGTCCCGCATCTTCCTGACCAGCGCTGCAATGACGCCCATGTTAATGCGTTTCCCTCATGTGCGAGAGCTGTATTCTTCTGACGGAACGCCTGCGTCACTTTTCGAATTATACGGGGCGGCAAATCCGCTACCCATTCTGCCACCATCGCTCGCGGCAGCGCTGTTCGGTGTCATGATTTTTGCAATGTTCAGTGCGGTTGTCGGCTGGCGAACACGATTGGCGTACGCCATTGGTCTGCCTGTCTATGTTTACTTCAATCTGCTGGACTGTGTGGGCACGATGACCAAGTACAGCGTGATCGCCACGCACCTGCTCACGATGCTCGCGCTGTCGAACTGCGGGGCGGTCTGGTCTGTCGATGCAATTCTCAGACGAAGAACGCTGGGAGTTGCCGCCACCGCTGTGCCGCCACGATTTCCTGTCTGGCCAGCTCGCCTGATGCAGATCCTGTTCTGCTTTGTGTATTTTGGAGCAGCCGTCACCAAGATTCAGACGGAATCCTTCTTCTCCGGCGAACAGATGCGCTACTGGATGCTAAGCGACTGGAATTACGCCAATCCGATCGGCGAAAAAATGGCCATGTGGGCTCCGCTGCTGTTAATCAGTGCTTACATCACCGTAGTCTGGGAAATCGTGTTTGCTTTTCTGGTTTGGAGACCAGGCTCCCGACTGGTTGTCCTGTTCATTGGTGCGGCGTTTCACTTCATGACCTGGATGTCGCTGGGCCTGTATATTTTTCCTTCCATCTGTCTCAGCGGCTATCTGGCCTTCATCTCAGAACGTGATATTGTGGTGATTCGCGGTGCGATCCGTCGAATTCACTTCCCTGTTCACCTGATTGGCAAAATCGGGGATGGGATTGCCCGTCTGATTTCGTATCGTCCCGCATCGATGCCGATGGCGGCAGTTTTCACAGCTTGTGGGCTGGTCGCAGCAGTGTGTGCAACAGAGGCCGAATATCGAATGGATGCCTACGGCATGCTGGCGAACAATGGGAAAATGTCGCTGCCGCAAATGAACCGCGACGTTGCCTTGATGATGATCAACGACAATCGTCAGGTGCGTGAACAGGATAAGTACTTCTCCTTTGATCTGGGCACAGTGCTTGTTGGAGGTCAGCTTGCGAATCGCGAACGCGAATACCAGATCGGAGAAACCATCGTTGCCCAGTGCAATCTTAACCCGCCGCACGAAGACTTGTGGGTGGAGTGTGTCCTGGTGGATGATCAGGACCGAACGGTATCGCAGTGTGGCCAGTTTGTGACACGCGATATGCTGCACGCTAACTTCTTCTACAACACCTGTGAATCACTTGTGCCGGGGCGATATGCACTGATGCTGAAAAGCTCCGGCAAGGACATCTACAAAAGGCATTTCACGTTGACGAGCCCGACAGGTGCGGCATGCCCGGTTCCCGCCAGCAGCGCGGATGTGCTGACGAATTAA
- a CDS encoding aldolase/citrate lyase family protein, protein MHWVCRDQLRQQVCCGTFLNLGSASSVEITAAIGFDWLLIDLEHGCGSLADLRTQLMAVISGGREGSAPAPIVRIPSVDADIVKFVMDSGAAGIMFPYVSTTEDAAAAVSAMKYPPMGLRGVAGNIRATDFGTNWKTYFETANDRSLVVVQIETPEAVENADQIAAIDGVDVLFVGPLDLSVNLQCPNDFTTPVMIDSLQRVVDSCERHGKTAGILSRPQLVDSHCRMGFRFVALGSDVGAIQSGMTQNLNLLRSASGRE, encoded by the coding sequence ATGCATTGGGTGTGCAGGGATCAATTGCGCCAACAGGTGTGTTGCGGCACCTTTCTGAACCTGGGTTCAGCCTCGTCGGTGGAGATCACAGCAGCGATCGGTTTCGACTGGTTGCTGATTGACCTCGAACATGGATGCGGCAGCCTGGCTGACCTGCGGACCCAGTTGATGGCGGTCATCTCCGGCGGTCGCGAAGGCAGTGCTCCGGCCCCGATCGTGCGGATTCCATCGGTCGATGCTGACATCGTCAAATTTGTCATGGACAGCGGTGCGGCGGGCATCATGTTTCCGTACGTCAGTACGACGGAGGATGCAGCGGCAGCTGTCAGCGCCATGAAGTATCCGCCGATGGGTCTGCGCGGAGTCGCCGGAAACATTCGCGCGACGGACTTCGGCACAAACTGGAAGACATATTTCGAAACAGCGAACGATCGATCGCTGGTGGTCGTTCAGATTGAGACTCCCGAGGCCGTTGAAAATGCTGACCAGATTGCAGCCATTGACGGTGTCGATGTCCTTTTCGTAGGACCGCTTGACCTGTCCGTGAATCTGCAGTGTCCCAATGACTTCACCACACCTGTGATGATCGATTCGCTCCAACGAGTCGTCGATAGCTGCGAACGACACGGAAAGACGGCTGGCATTCTGTCTCGTCCACAGCTTGTTGATTCGCACTGCCGAATGGGATTCCGTTTTGTCGCTCTGGGTTCAGATGTTGGTGCGATTCAATCCGGAATGACACAAAATCTGAATCTTCTTCGATCGGCTTCCGGGCGTGAATGA
- the bioB gene encoding biotin synthase BioB: MSSESAVLNSSPSWSELADAALRGESISRADALRIVEAPDTELLAILDAAFRVRRQHFGNSVQLYYLKNAKSGLCPEDCSYCSQSKVSGAEIEKYPMLNAERLLDGARKAAESQSRTYCIVASGRGPTDREVDHVAGVVREIKEQFGLHICCCLGLLKPDQALRLKEAGVDRINHNLNTSERFHSNICTTHTFRDRLETLDICREAGLELCAGMIVGMGETNEDVVDVALKLSELRVESIPVNFLNSIDGTPFENLDHLSPQYCLKVLSMFRLTNPRTELRIAGGREVNLRSMQAMGLYPANSMFVSDYLTTPGQQAIEDFRMIRDLGFEITSGDYESTKLLEQWNQPYTKSATACQPAGGCSH; the protein is encoded by the coding sequence ATGTCGTCTGAGAGTGCAGTCCTGAATTCTTCTCCCAGCTGGTCCGAGTTAGCAGATGCTGCCCTGCGCGGGGAGAGTATTTCCCGCGCGGACGCGTTGCGCATCGTGGAGGCCCCGGACACAGAATTGCTCGCCATCCTGGATGCGGCGTTTCGAGTTCGACGGCAGCATTTTGGCAACAGCGTCCAGCTCTACTATCTGAAGAATGCGAAGAGCGGGCTCTGCCCGGAAGATTGCAGCTATTGTTCGCAGTCCAAAGTCTCGGGGGCGGAGATTGAGAAGTACCCGATGCTGAATGCCGAACGCCTGCTCGACGGAGCCCGAAAGGCTGCAGAAAGTCAGTCTCGCACATACTGCATTGTCGCCAGTGGACGCGGCCCGACCGATCGCGAAGTGGATCATGTTGCCGGCGTTGTGCGGGAGATCAAGGAACAGTTTGGTTTGCACATTTGCTGCTGCCTGGGACTACTGAAACCCGACCAGGCGCTGCGATTAAAAGAAGCCGGGGTTGACCGGATCAACCACAATCTGAATACCAGCGAACGATTTCACAGCAACATTTGCACCACGCACACATTCCGGGATCGTCTGGAAACTCTGGACATTTGTCGTGAAGCCGGGCTGGAACTCTGTGCTGGAATGATTGTCGGGATGGGAGAAACAAACGAAGACGTCGTCGACGTCGCCCTGAAACTCTCCGAACTTCGCGTTGAATCTATTCCCGTCAACTTTCTCAACTCAATCGACGGGACCCCCTTCGAAAACCTCGATCACCTTTCGCCGCAATACTGCCTGAAGGTCTTGAGCATGTTTCGACTGACCAACCCTCGAACCGAACTTCGAATTGCCGGCGGCAGAGAAGTCAATCTTCGCAGCATGCAGGCCATGGGGCTTTATCCGGCGAACTCAATGTTCGTCAGCGATTATCTGACAACCCCCGGCCAACAAGCGATCGAAGACTTCCGAATGATTCGGGATCTTGGTTTCGAAATCACTTCCGGCGATTACGAATCAACAAAGCTGCTGGAACAGTGGAACCAGCCGTACACAAAATCTGCCACCGCATGTCAACCAGCGGGAGGTTGCAGTCATTAA
- a CDS encoding tetratricopeptide repeat protein: MSENSASLDKQYDEAVKLKDQGDLPGAVEKLKAIVAEDPDHAQSHMALGVYLQKIGQPEEAFKHAQRVTELNPNDPFSFTQLSIICQRCGKIMEAEDAMAKARALSGNTGHHH, from the coding sequence ATGTCGGAAAACAGTGCGAGTTTAGACAAGCAGTATGACGAGGCCGTTAAGCTGAAAGATCAGGGAGACCTGCCCGGAGCTGTCGAAAAGCTCAAGGCCATCGTGGCGGAAGATCCTGACCACGCCCAGTCACATATGGCGCTCGGGGTCTATCTTCAGAAAATCGGACAACCTGAAGAGGCATTCAAACATGCTCAACGCGTTACCGAACTGAATCCAAATGACCCATTCTCATTCACTCAGCTGTCGATTATCTGCCAGCGCTGTGGAAAGATTATGGAAGCAGAAGACGCCATGGCGAAAGCTCGAGCCCTTTCCGGAAACACAGGACACCATCACTAG
- a CDS encoding serine/threonine-protein kinase — translation MNNSQLNSESTLGADEQAQAILRSFRACWHQKQDVRAEDYASQCPKDERDGLIIALLQVEIEARQKRGEIVEISELESRFPHLRLEIRRWLTQCIGSKDRASSSTMVEGVVANGQTPESMSYDAGIAVSITRLGRYLIKGDIGRGAFGEVLLAEDPNLDRPVAIKVPRPGFALSPQIRRQFIAEGRKVAKLNHPNIVSVYDAGEADGRCYIVSQYIPGGNLRDRIRQGPLSVDRTLDIAKQIAEALHYAHEQRIVHRDIKPANILLTDQVHPMITDFGLAKFESGDQSIFAPGSLAGTPAYMAPEQALDGVHSVDCRADIFSLGIIISEMLTGIRPQVGSSPEEWQAHHQRGLQITLPSTVRDDVPAEVDEIVSRATSRDLTSRFSTARELALALGELQRKRDESVIQPTPALPPASRKQVRHWIPAGGLMLSIAVIALAVNQSGPLIQQADDGRVTVKIRTAPEGAKVTFIPLETDTHYPQPREAVESQIVEEPAGAEITDLADLNSANREMANEEARRIARAKGTQRVSTARLHPGHYLLVTEWDEGSFHEVYRTIPKKDQTSTGGPYSHMYFRKQQNGVVRLPDVVLRRVPNQFRNTTSVQQSTVSVSDPGGTLDFQVPSFRIMQRPVSLATARIQGHHISNLRTASSWNGPSSLLQNQELLSRIIEEDGPLVGFCWDDAVQFAENNGMRLPDELECRAFFHAATNSDSHPRTQIDKEIARAIWTINPATSRPGAQCYDNSFPRAVRSSDVERVAIERIPETVPSDPESGSRIDRVIRRFIDRRDGSDLTVGLHLLPIDAPRLTAAQFPQIAGKAH, via the coding sequence ATGAACAATTCGCAGCTCAACAGTGAATCCACCCTTGGTGCAGATGAACAAGCTCAAGCCATCCTGCGATCGTTTCGTGCCTGCTGGCATCAGAAGCAGGATGTCAGGGCGGAGGATTATGCCAGTCAATGTCCGAAGGATGAACGCGACGGATTGATCATTGCGTTGCTGCAAGTTGAAATCGAAGCCCGTCAGAAACGCGGGGAGATCGTCGAGATCTCCGAACTGGAATCTCGGTTTCCTCACTTAAGGCTGGAGATCCGTCGCTGGCTGACGCAATGCATTGGCTCCAAAGACCGTGCCAGTAGTTCCACAATGGTAGAGGGCGTTGTCGCCAATGGCCAAACTCCCGAGAGCATGAGTTACGATGCAGGGATTGCGGTCAGCATCACACGTTTGGGGCGTTATCTGATAAAGGGAGACATCGGTCGCGGAGCATTCGGCGAAGTCCTGCTGGCGGAAGACCCCAACCTTGATCGGCCAGTAGCAATTAAAGTTCCTCGCCCCGGGTTTGCGTTGAGTCCGCAAATTCGCAGGCAGTTTATTGCTGAGGGCCGGAAGGTCGCAAAACTGAATCACCCGAATATTGTTTCCGTCTACGATGCAGGCGAAGCAGATGGTCGCTGCTACATCGTTTCGCAATACATACCTGGCGGCAACCTGCGAGACCGCATTCGACAGGGACCTCTGAGTGTCGACAGAACGCTCGATATCGCAAAGCAAATTGCAGAAGCCCTGCACTACGCTCATGAACAGCGCATTGTTCATCGCGATATCAAACCTGCCAATATTCTGTTGACTGATCAGGTGCACCCCATGATCACGGACTTCGGGCTGGCAAAATTTGAATCGGGTGATCAGTCGATATTTGCTCCGGGCTCACTGGCTGGAACACCTGCTTACATGGCCCCTGAACAGGCATTGGACGGAGTTCACAGCGTCGACTGTCGCGCGGACATTTTCTCATTAGGGATCATCATCAGCGAAATGCTGACAGGCATTCGTCCACAGGTGGGATCATCGCCGGAAGAATGGCAAGCTCACCACCAGCGAGGTTTGCAGATTACGCTGCCCTCAACGGTTCGCGATGATGTTCCCGCAGAAGTGGACGAAATCGTTTCGCGTGCAACCTCTCGCGACCTGACATCCCGATTCAGCACGGCCCGGGAACTGGCGCTCGCTCTCGGCGAATTACAGCGAAAACGAGATGAAAGCGTGATCCAACCCACCCCGGCGTTACCGCCCGCGTCCCGAAAGCAGGTACGCCATTGGATCCCAGCTGGCGGCCTGATGCTGAGCATTGCTGTCATTGCATTGGCTGTCAATCAGTCCGGGCCTCTGATTCAGCAAGCTGATGATGGCCGTGTCACCGTTAAGATCAGGACTGCCCCGGAAGGCGCGAAAGTGACCTTCATTCCTTTGGAGACCGATACGCATTACCCACAGCCTCGCGAGGCTGTCGAGTCACAGATTGTGGAAGAACCTGCTGGGGCCGAAATCACAGATCTGGCTGATCTGAACTCCGCCAACCGGGAAATGGCCAATGAGGAAGCTCGCAGGATTGCCCGGGCCAAAGGTACCCAACGAGTCTCCACCGCACGTTTGCATCCCGGACACTACCTTCTGGTCACTGAGTGGGATGAAGGCAGCTTTCATGAAGTCTACCGAACGATTCCGAAGAAGGATCAAACGTCGACTGGAGGACCGTATTCCCATATGTACTTTCGCAAGCAGCAAAATGGAGTCGTTCGGTTACCAGATGTCGTACTCAGGAGGGTTCCAAATCAATTCCGAAATACGACGTCGGTGCAGCAATCAACAGTTTCGGTGAGCGATCCCGGGGGGACGCTGGATTTCCAGGTTCCTTCATTCAGAATCATGCAGCGTCCGGTATCGCTTGCGACTGCAAGAATACAGGGGCATCACATCTCCAACTTAAGAACCGCAAGTTCATGGAATGGCCCGTCATCGCTTCTGCAAAATCAGGAGCTACTGAGCAGAATCATTGAAGAAGACGGGCCACTGGTGGGCTTCTGCTGGGACGATGCAGTCCAGTTCGCCGAAAACAACGGGATGCGATTGCCGGACGAATTAGAGTGCCGGGCATTCTTTCACGCGGCAACCAATTCCGATTCGCACCCACGCACGCAAATCGACAAAGAGATTGCCCGGGCCATCTGGACAATTAACCCGGCGACTTCTCGACCAGGAGCGCAGTGTTACGACAACTCCTTTCCCAGGGCTGTGAGAAGTTCTGATGTAGAACGAGTCGCCATCGAAAGAATCCCCGAGACCGTTCCTTCCGATCCGGAATCAGGATCGCGTATTGACAGAGTGATTCGTCGTTTTATCGATCGACGGGATGGAAGCGACCTGACAGTGGGATTGCACCTTCTGCCCATTGACGCACCAAGACTGACGGCCGCCCAGTTTCCACAAATCGCAGGTAAGGCTCATTGA